In the Leptospira selangorensis genome, one interval contains:
- the rsfS gene encoding ribosome silencing factor — protein sequence MSPSPKNNPENTMEILKTIHKIMQDKKCEEIAVLNLESVHSYLSYFLICTVNSAVQANAVAREIKKALKGFKLPHKETDKTGTSSSSGWTLLDYGEFIVHIMTPEKREYYNLDRLWRDAERIELS from the coding sequence ATGAGTCCTTCTCCCAAAAATAACCCAGAAAACACAATGGAAATCCTGAAAACTATTCATAAGATCATGCAGGATAAAAAATGCGAAGAGATCGCGGTTTTAAACCTGGAATCCGTACATTCTTACTTAAGTTATTTTTTGATCTGCACTGTGAACTCTGCAGTGCAAGCAAATGCCGTAGCACGAGAGATCAAAAAAGCATTAAAAGGTTTTAAACTACCTCATAAGGAAACCGATAAAACGGGAACATCCTCTTCTTCCGGTTGGACTCTGTTGGACTACGGCGAATTCATAGTCCATATCATGACTCCAGAAAAAAGAGAATATTATAATCTAGACAGACTTTGGAGAGATGCAGAGAGAATCGAACTCTCTTAA
- the obgE gene encoding GTPase ObgE — MEKFLDEVLIEVTAGHGGAGSMHFRREKYVEFGGPDGGDGGIGGNIIIRANLSMVTLDRYLTKRRFRAQDGFPGEGNERSGKKGEDLILFVPLGTQVFDEESGELLYDFVKDDGEFQVVKGGRGGKGNTHFKSSTHQTPKFSQPGEDGEYKHLRFSLKLLADVGIVGLPNAGKSTLLSKITEAHPKIAGYAFTTLSPNLGVVKRKGDIYRYTMADIPGIIEGASKGIGLGLSFLRHIERVKGILYVFDAAALDIQEDFRMLQSELRSYNPELLNRPHLIVLNKIDIWEDQSFTEELLKSVSSLGRVIPISAQEEINLEELLSVMDSTFFQKELEELHFNEEEDRENSDEQK; from the coding sequence ATGGAAAAGTTTTTAGATGAAGTATTGATCGAAGTTACCGCCGGACATGGTGGAGCCGGATCCATGCATTTCAGAAGAGAGAAGTATGTGGAATTCGGAGGACCTGATGGTGGTGACGGAGGAATTGGCGGCAATATTATTATCCGTGCCAACCTTTCCATGGTTACCCTAGATCGTTATCTTACTAAAAGAAGATTTAGAGCCCAGGACGGATTCCCTGGAGAAGGTAACGAAAGATCCGGTAAAAAGGGAGAGGACCTAATCCTTTTTGTTCCTCTCGGAACCCAGGTCTTCGACGAAGAAAGTGGGGAACTACTTTACGATTTCGTAAAGGATGACGGAGAATTCCAAGTTGTAAAAGGTGGAAGAGGAGGAAAAGGGAATACCCATTTCAAATCTTCTACCCACCAAACTCCTAAATTTTCTCAACCTGGAGAAGATGGAGAATATAAACATCTACGTTTCAGCCTAAAACTTCTAGCGGATGTCGGAATTGTAGGACTTCCTAATGCAGGAAAGTCTACCCTACTTTCTAAAATTACGGAAGCTCACCCTAAGATCGCAGGATATGCGTTCACTACCCTTTCTCCTAACCTAGGTGTGGTTAAAAGAAAGGGAGATATTTATCGTTATACCATGGCTGATATTCCCGGCATTATTGAAGGTGCAAGTAAAGGAATTGGTCTAGGTCTTTCTTTTTTAAGACATATAGAAAGAGTAAAAGGTATATTATACGTTTTTGATGCTGCTGCATTGGACATCCAGGAAGATTTCAGGATGCTTCAGTCAGAATTAAGATCTTATAACCCGGAACTTCTAAACCGACCCCATTTGATCGTTTTAAATAAAATAGATATCTGGGAAGACCAGAGTTTTACGGAAGAACTACTCAAATCAGTTTCTTCTTTGGGAAGGGTGATCCCTATTTCCGCACAAGAAGAAATCAATTTAGAAGAATTACTTTCCGTAATGGATTCCACTTTCTTCCAAAAAGAATTGGAAGAATTACATTTTAACGAAGAAGAAGACCGGGAAAATTCAGATGAACAGAAATGA
- a CDS encoding ribosomal-processing cysteine protease Prp, whose product MIRIKILRKGEEILGLESSGHASKMHGSKGQNLLCAAVGVLIQTLYLHLSKEGLAEEAVIGDGLLDFKIVSGKTTDPIVHTSFDLVKSGLVNLKEQYPSEIELIGE is encoded by the coding sequence TTGATCCGGATTAAGATACTCCGAAAGGGAGAAGAAATCCTTGGTTTGGAATCTTCCGGGCATGCTTCTAAGATGCACGGATCCAAAGGACAAAATCTTCTCTGCGCCGCTGTCGGAGTACTCATCCAAACTCTTTACCTGCACTTAAGCAAGGAAGGTTTGGCAGAAGAAGCGGTGATCGGAGACGGACTCTTGGACTTCAAGATTGTCTCCGGAAAAACGACCGATCCAATTGTTCATACGAGTTTCGATCTCGTAAAAAGTGGATTGGTTAACTTGAAGGAACAATATCCTTCAGAAATTGAACTCATAGGAGAATAA
- the rpmA gene encoding 50S ribosomal protein L27 has translation MAHKKGGGSSKNGRDSQSKRLGVKRFGGELVLAGNILVRQRGTRLNAGKNVGVGKDHTLYSLVEGHVKFEQVSKTKVQVSVYPK, from the coding sequence ATGGCACATAAGAAAGGTGGCGGTTCATCTAAAAACGGACGCGATTCCCAATCCAAACGTCTTGGTGTAAAACGTTTCGGTGGAGAACTCGTTCTTGCAGGTAATATTCTCGTTCGTCAAAGAGGAACTAGATTAAACGCAGGAAAGAACGTAGGTGTAGGTAAAGATCACACACTCTACTCTCTTGTCGAAGGTCACGTTAAATTTGAACAAGTTTCCAAAACTAAAGTTCAAGTTTCCGTTTACCCGAAATAA
- the rplU gene encoding 50S ribosomal protein L21 — translation MFAIISVGNRQFKVTQDLEFLTEKTGKNAGDTFDAKVLLFAENNKVHIGSPELKSAKVSLKVLEDVKGEKVRGYVYKKRKNSQRTWGHRQQLQKVKVVSLSAV, via the coding sequence ATGTTCGCGATCATCTCTGTCGGCAATCGACAATTCAAAGTCACTCAGGATCTTGAATTCCTGACTGAAAAAACCGGTAAAAATGCTGGTGACACCTTCGATGCTAAGGTTCTACTATTCGCTGAAAATAATAAGGTCCATATCGGATCTCCGGAACTCAAATCCGCTAAAGTCTCCTTGAAAGTATTGGAAGACGTAAAGGGAGAAAAAGTAAGAGGATACGTTTACAAAAAACGTAAAAACTCTCAGAGAACCTGGGGACATAGACAACAACTGCAAAAAGTTAAGGTAGTTTCTCTTTCGGCAGTTTGA
- a CDS encoding LCP family protein, with product MSPNKPIRPFNLIPLWIAAGFLFLALLFFLFRNFRRTGLDEKISSGKPIHILFHAVGNDDVYEFGFLATIFPSQERVGLFFFHPITTFEDPEDSLEQIKSKATSAVKDAVQDILGSKPNYTVKINASSFIKIVDILGGVNLYTDNRTNRISPSYVREPGLYSYSGEDAYDYVSYMDKKETLDYLDRISRQESAVLSVYETLYENKELLNSFWSEMVFGLIDSDFSKEDFYTLLKFATSHRLAFGITELPGEPALDPKTRRLFLTADPARASVAIRKFHKDVSAEIFTDGEYARTEVLNGTEVAGLAKDVRTTLADKRIKVLSVDNAWTKDIEKTVILDRSGNTAVADKISSILEKTKVYHVLRKDLGLDSTVLLGSDIEPKK from the coding sequence TTGAGTCCTAACAAACCGATTCGACCTTTTAATCTTATTCCATTATGGATCGCTGCAGGCTTTCTATTTTTGGCGTTATTATTTTTCCTATTTCGTAATTTCAGAAGAACAGGCCTGGACGAAAAGATCAGCTCGGGCAAACCGATCCATATACTTTTCCATGCTGTAGGAAATGACGATGTATACGAGTTCGGATTTTTAGCGACCATCTTCCCTTCCCAAGAAAGAGTCGGCTTATTCTTCTTTCACCCGATCACTACATTCGAAGACCCGGAAGATAGTTTAGAACAAATTAAATCCAAGGCTACATCCGCAGTGAAAGATGCTGTCCAAGATATCTTAGGTTCTAAGCCGAATTATACAGTAAAGATAAATGCTTCTTCCTTTATTAAGATAGTAGATATCTTAGGTGGCGTGAATTTATACACTGATAATCGTACAAATAGAATTTCCCCTTCGTATGTAAGAGAACCCGGTTTGTATTCTTATTCCGGGGAAGATGCGTATGATTACGTTTCTTATATGGATAAAAAGGAAACTTTGGACTATCTGGATCGTATCAGCAGACAAGAAAGTGCTGTTCTATCCGTTTACGAAACTTTATACGAAAACAAAGAATTACTGAATTCGTTTTGGTCAGAGATGGTTTTCGGTCTGATAGATTCCGATTTTTCCAAAGAGGATTTTTACACTCTTCTAAAATTTGCTACTTCTCATAGACTTGCATTCGGGATTACCGAGCTTCCCGGAGAGCCTGCATTAGATCCAAAAACTAGGCGTTTATTCTTAACTGCGGATCCAGCTAGGGCTTCCGTAGCCATCCGAAAATTTCATAAAGATGTATCTGCGGAAATTTTTACGGACGGAGAATACGCTAGAACCGAAGTGCTGAATGGAACGGAAGTTGCAGGTCTAGCAAAAGATGTAAGAACCACTTTAGCAGACAAAAGGATCAAAGTACTTTCCGTTGACAACGCTTGGACCAAAGATATCGAAAAAACTGTCATCTTGGATAGATCCGGGAATACCGCAGTGGCGGATAAAATTTCCTCCATATTAGAAAAAACAAAAGTATATCACGTATTAAGAAAGGATCTAGGACTCGACTCTACCGTGCTCTTAGGATCCGATATAGAGCCTAAAAAATAA
- a CDS encoding glutamate-5-semialdehyde dehydrogenase, whose translation MIQRSAESIYVDELCKSAKDAYRQIRSIHTSQKNKVLEKLAAALISRKSEILKENLKDLEAGKSKGLSSALLDRLTLDEKRIQNLANAVLEIKALPDPVGETVRGTTLPNGIRLNTKRVPLGVVMVIYESRPNVTIDVGALSFKSGNACILRGGSEAIHSNTILAKIFQDCLKEEGLPPNAVTFVDRTEREYMIPFLKQTSYIDIVVPRGGEGLIRFVSENSLIPVVKHDKGVVNLYIDKSADPKKVLPIAINSKVQRPGVCNAAENLIIHSEYPYTKELLEGLASKGVQLLLDPRSLVIFPKGQPVKEEDYLEEFLDLRFSVKTVDKIEEAIEFIEATSSGHTEAIITEDVSAANFFSRSLDSAAIFVNISTRFHDGGEFGLGAEVGISTGKLHVRGPMGLVHLTTTTTYAEGEGQVRG comes from the coding sequence ATGATCCAAAGATCCGCAGAATCCATCTACGTGGACGAACTTTGTAAATCCGCGAAAGATGCTTATAGACAAATTCGATCCATCCATACGTCCCAAAAGAATAAGGTTTTGGAAAAGCTTGCCGCTGCGCTAATTTCCAGAAAATCCGAAATTTTAAAAGAGAATCTTAAGGATCTAGAAGCTGGAAAATCGAAAGGTTTATCCTCTGCACTTTTAGATAGATTAACCTTGGATGAAAAAAGGATCCAAAACCTAGCGAACGCAGTTTTAGAAATTAAGGCTCTTCCTGATCCTGTGGGAGAAACCGTCAGAGGAACTACTCTTCCAAACGGGATCAGGCTAAATACAAAAAGAGTTCCTTTAGGTGTGGTCATGGTGATCTATGAATCCAGACCAAATGTTACCATTGATGTAGGCGCCCTATCTTTCAAATCAGGCAACGCATGTATCCTCCGCGGCGGTTCGGAAGCAATCCACTCGAACACGATACTTGCTAAAATTTTCCAAGATTGTTTAAAGGAAGAAGGCCTGCCACCGAATGCTGTCACCTTCGTAGATAGAACGGAAAGAGAATATATGATCCCTTTCCTAAAACAAACTTCTTATATTGATATAGTAGTTCCGAGAGGTGGAGAAGGTCTCATCCGTTTTGTTTCTGAAAATTCTCTTATCCCTGTGGTAAAACATGATAAGGGAGTGGTGAATCTTTATATAGATAAGTCGGCTGATCCTAAAAAAGTTTTACCTATCGCGATAAATTCCAAGGTGCAAAGACCAGGGGTTTGTAATGCTGCGGAAAACTTAATTATACATTCCGAATATCCTTATACCAAAGAATTATTAGAAGGACTCGCATCTAAAGGTGTACAACTTCTTTTGGATCCAAGATCTCTTGTTATCTTTCCGAAAGGCCAACCTGTTAAAGAAGAAGACTATCTAGAAGAATTTTTAGATCTAAGATTTTCAGTAAAAACAGTTGATAAGATAGAAGAGGCGATCGAATTCATAGAGGCAACAAGCTCTGGTCATACGGAAGCAATCATAACGGAAGACGTAAGCGCTGCGAATTTTTTTAGTCGTTCCTTGGATTCTGCTGCAATCTTTGTGAATATCTCCACTCGTTTTCATGATGGAGGAGAATTCGGACTCGGTGCAGAAGTTGGAATTTCAACCGGTAAATTACATGTAAGAGGTCCTATGGGTCTTGTACATCTTACAACTACAACAACATACGCGGAAGGAGAAGGACAGGTCCGAGGATAA
- a CDS encoding pirin family protein: protein MRYLIAKKKDLGDGFFVRRVLPQIEARNVGPFVFLDHMGPLPIKTGAEIVVRPHPHIGLATVTYLYDGVITHRDSIGKVEDIRPFEVNWMTAGSGIVHSERSKLDPEFNILEGIQTWVALPKEFEETSPEFFHHEREELPTVSGGGWELRLIAGSFMGEVSPVKVYSPLFYADLEVEAGAEVELPVPAEQEAGIYVARGKADAEGKIVSVGDMAIYPKGGAVKFRAEETSRIVLLGGVPLSTPRHMYWNFVSSSLERIEQAKVDWKEDRFAHVPGETERIPLPEH from the coding sequence ATGAGATATCTTATCGCTAAGAAAAAAGATTTGGGAGACGGTTTTTTTGTAAGAAGGGTACTTCCACAGATCGAAGCCAGAAATGTGGGGCCTTTTGTTTTTCTGGATCATATGGGTCCTCTTCCCATCAAGACCGGAGCCGAAATTGTAGTCCGTCCTCATCCTCATATAGGTCTTGCAACCGTTACTTATCTATATGATGGAGTGATCACACATAGAGATAGTATAGGAAAGGTAGAAGATATCCGTCCTTTCGAAGTGAACTGGATGACTGCAGGTTCCGGAATCGTACATAGTGAAAGATCTAAATTAGATCCTGAATTTAATATTTTAGAAGGTATCCAAACCTGGGTAGCCCTTCCCAAAGAATTCGAAGAGACTTCTCCTGAATTTTTCCACCATGAAAGAGAAGAATTGCCCACAGTCAGCGGTGGAGGCTGGGAACTCAGGCTGATCGCAGGTTCCTTTATGGGAGAAGTTTCTCCTGTTAAAGTATATTCTCCATTATTCTACGCGGACCTAGAAGTAGAGGCAGGTGCAGAAGTAGAACTACCGGTTCCGGCTGAACAGGAAGCAGGCATTTATGTTGCCAGGGGTAAGGCAGACGCAGAAGGAAAGATTGTTTCCGTAGGGGATATGGCCATCTATCCAAAGGGTGGGGCAGTAAAATTCAGAGCGGAAGAAACTTCTAGAATTGTACTCCTAGGCGGGGTCCCACTTTCTACCCCAAGGCATATGTATTGGAATTTTGTATCCAGTTCTTTGGAAAGAATAGAACAAGCAAAAGTGGATTGGAAAGAAGATCGATTTGCTCATGTGCCAGGGGAGACTGAAAGGATCCCTTTGCCTGAACATTAA
- the proB gene encoding glutamate 5-kinase, translated as MQMNRNDLNERIKTSNKIVIKIGSARLSGSEEEVNDFLFSLVSDIRHLRDLGKQVILVSSGAIARGRKLLSSLSNPTQAGESLPEKQALAAMGQNRLVNLYDSFFSKVNLPIAQILFGVLDMENPEGFKNLKNTFGQLLDWGILPIVNENDSVATEEVKFGDNDVLSAIVSLIVEADLLIILTGVEGFLKDGKLLPFLEEVGKSELSQAGGPSGPGTGGMYTKLKAASISSEAGIPCGIIDGNIKNCVREFIETNTLGTLVVSNGKKKNFTEEEIKSILRAKRNGGQE; from the coding sequence ATTCAGATGAACAGAAATGATCTGAACGAGAGAATCAAAACATCCAATAAAATAGTAATTAAGATAGGTTCCGCAAGACTTTCAGGCTCAGAAGAGGAAGTGAATGATTTCCTTTTCAGTCTTGTATCGGACATACGACATCTAAGAGATCTTGGAAAACAAGTGATCTTAGTTTCCTCCGGAGCGATCGCAAGAGGAAGAAAACTTTTATCCTCACTTTCCAACCCGACACAGGCCGGAGAATCTCTCCCCGAAAAGCAAGCTCTGGCTGCAATGGGTCAAAACCGCTTAGTGAACTTATACGATAGTTTTTTTTCTAAGGTAAATCTTCCTATCGCTCAAATACTTTTCGGAGTTCTGGACATGGAGAATCCGGAAGGGTTTAAAAATCTGAAAAATACTTTCGGACAACTTTTGGATTGGGGCATTCTACCGATCGTAAATGAGAACGACTCGGTCGCCACAGAAGAAGTAAAATTCGGAGATAACGACGTTCTTTCCGCTATCGTAAGTCTAATCGTAGAAGCAGATCTTCTGATCATACTTACAGGTGTAGAAGGTTTTCTAAAAGATGGAAAACTTCTCCCCTTCTTGGAAGAAGTAGGAAAATCCGAACTTTCCCAAGCGGGAGGCCCAAGTGGCCCGGGCACCGGAGGAATGTATACAAAACTCAAGGCGGCTTCTATTTCCAGTGAGGCGGGAATTCCTTGCGGGATCATAGACGGGAATATTAAAAATTGTGTGCGCGAGTTTATAGAAACGAATACACTAGGGACATTGGTTGTCTCTAACGGTAAGAAGAAAAACTTTACGGAGGAGGAAATTAAATCCATTCTCCGAGCTAAACGTAACGGAGGTCAGGAATGA
- a CDS encoding thioredoxin domain-containing protein yields MKTPDKKLNRLASEKSPYLLQHSTNPVDWFPWSEEAFVKAKSENKMIFLSIGYATCHWCHVMEKESFENETTAEVLNKDYVSIKVDREERPDVDRIYMDALHAMGQQGGWPLNMFLTPEGKPITGGTYFPPVPKYGRKSFTEVLGILTGLWKDKKEELLEASEDLTKHLKESEETKALTDTSELSAPGSEVFENGFLLYDRLYDPEYAGFKSNSVNKFPPSMGLSFLLRYHKSTGEPKALEMVEETLTAMQKGGIYDQIGGGLCRYSTDHHWLVPHFEKMLYDNSLFLEALVECYQAVGEEKYKDYAYDVIEYIRRDMRLPGGGIASAEDADSEGEEGLFYLWTKEEIREVCGQDSSLLDEFWNITEKGNFEEKNILHETFRMNFSRLHGLEPSELEEIVSRNRKKLLEKRSSRIRPLRDDKILFSWNCLYIKALTKAAMAFGDGDLLREAEETYKFLENNLIREDGRLLRRFREGEARFLAYSTDYAEFVLASLYLFQAGKGFRYLENAVRYTEEAIRLFRSPSGVFFDSGIDGEALLRRTVDGYDGVEPSANSSFATAFVLLSKLGVVDSEKYLQYADLIFSYFKPEMETYPMNYPYMLSALWLRKSPGRELAVVYTSQEELLPIWKGVGSLFLPETVLVWANDKEAEENGEKFLLLRNRNSGGGVKAYVCVGFHCELPVSDWASLRAKLVED; encoded by the coding sequence ATGAAAACTCCAGATAAAAAATTGAACCGACTCGCGTCTGAAAAAAGTCCTTATCTACTCCAACATTCTACCAATCCTGTGGATTGGTTTCCCTGGTCCGAAGAAGCCTTTGTAAAGGCCAAATCCGAGAATAAAATGATCTTCTTATCCATCGGTTATGCCACCTGCCATTGGTGCCATGTAATGGAGAAAGAATCGTTTGAGAATGAAACCACTGCAGAAGTTCTAAATAAGGATTACGTTTCCATTAAGGTGGACCGGGAAGAAAGACCGGATGTGGATCGGATCTATATGGATGCGTTACATGCCATGGGACAGCAGGGAGGCTGGCCTTTGAATATGTTTTTAACGCCTGAAGGTAAGCCGATTACAGGTGGGACGTATTTTCCTCCAGTCCCTAAATATGGTAGAAAAAGTTTCACAGAAGTTTTGGGAATTTTGACCGGATTATGGAAGGATAAAAAAGAAGAATTACTCGAGGCTTCCGAAGATCTGACCAAACACTTAAAAGAATCCGAGGAAACAAAAGCACTCACGGATACATCCGAACTTTCAGCCCCGGGATCGGAGGTATTCGAGAATGGGTTTTTATTATATGATCGACTCTATGATCCGGAGTATGCCGGTTTCAAATCAAATTCAGTAAATAAATTTCCGCCCAGTATGGGCCTTAGCTTTTTATTACGTTATCATAAGTCTACCGGAGAACCTAAAGCTCTTGAAATGGTAGAAGAGACCCTGACTGCAATGCAAAAGGGCGGGATCTACGACCAGATCGGAGGAGGACTTTGTAGGTATTCCACGGACCATCATTGGTTGGTTCCACATTTCGAGAAGATGTTGTACGATAATTCACTCTTCTTAGAAGCATTGGTTGAATGTTACCAAGCGGTGGGAGAAGAAAAATACAAAGACTATGCCTACGATGTGATCGAATATATTCGCCGAGATATGAGATTACCAGGTGGTGGGATCGCAAGTGCGGAAGACGCGGATTCGGAAGGAGAAGAGGGATTATTCTATCTTTGGACAAAGGAAGAAATAAGAGAAGTCTGCGGACAAGACTCTTCTCTTTTAGATGAATTTTGGAATATCACCGAAAAAGGAAATTTCGAAGAGAAAAATATTCTACACGAAACATTCAGGATGAATTTTTCCAGACTCCATGGTTTGGAACCTTCCGAGTTGGAAGAAATCGTTTCTCGGAACAGAAAAAAACTTTTAGAAAAACGTTCGAGTAGGATCAGGCCTCTTAGGGATGATAAGATCTTATTCTCTTGGAATTGTTTGTATATTAAGGCGCTCACGAAAGCTGCCATGGCATTCGGAGATGGAGATCTATTAAGAGAAGCGGAAGAAACTTATAAGTTTTTAGAAAACAATCTGATCCGAGAGGACGGCCGACTACTCAGGAGATTTAGAGAAGGAGAAGCAAGATTTCTGGCATATAGTACTGATTATGCCGAGTTTGTATTGGCATCTTTGTATCTATTCCAAGCAGGAAAAGGATTCAGATATTTAGAGAATGCGGTCCGATATACGGAAGAAGCAATCCGATTATTTAGAAGTCCTTCCGGAGTGTTTTTTGATTCCGGAATCGATGGAGAGGCATTACTCAGAAGAACTGTAGATGGATATGATGGAGTGGAACCTTCTGCAAATAGTTCTTTTGCGACTGCATTTGTTTTACTTTCTAAATTAGGCGTAGTGGATTCTGAAAAATATCTGCAATATGCGGATTTAATCTTCTCCTATTTCAAACCTGAGATGGAAACATATCCGATGAATTATCCATATATGCTTTCCGCATTATGGCTTAGAAAATCTCCAGGAAGAGAACTCGCAGTAGTATATACCTCCCAAGAAGAATTATTACCTATCTGGAAAGGTGTTGGTTCTTTATTTTTACCGGAAACAGTACTTGTTTGGGCGAACGATAAAGAAGCCGAAGAGAATGGAGAAAAATTCCTACTTCTAAGAAACAGGAATTCTGGAGGAGGAGTGAAAGCTTACGTATGCGTAGGATTTCACTGCGAACTTCCCGTATCGGACTGGGCTAGTCTGAGAGCAAAATTGGTAGAAGATTAA
- the yqeK gene encoding bis(5'-nucleosyl)-tetraphosphatase (symmetrical) YqeK, producing the protein MFPNTTPEQIKYFTDIVPKEITKTRWEHSLRVAEIAEELANIHSPNETKEAYLAGVVHDITKQKTKEFHLELFAKLGDSESPKLPEAAWHSRSAAYYLETEYGLKTRSVLDAVKHHTLGGEDLNLLDYILYAADFLGSEFAERQKEYSEWRNMAKENLYNAVLNKAVHTMQDLLDHKREIHKRTISMYHFALGKLSN; encoded by the coding sequence ATGTTTCCGAATACTACTCCAGAACAGATAAAATATTTTACTGATATTGTTCCAAAGGAAATCACTAAAACCCGTTGGGAACATAGTCTTAGAGTGGCCGAGATCGCAGAAGAACTAGCAAACATTCATTCTCCCAACGAAACAAAGGAAGCCTATTTGGCCGGTGTGGTCCACGATATCACCAAACAAAAAACCAAAGAATTCCATTTAGAACTTTTTGCTAAACTAGGAGACTCTGAATCTCCTAAACTTCCGGAAGCTGCCTGGCATTCCAGATCCGCCGCTTATTATTTAGAAACAGAATACGGCTTAAAAACAAGATCAGTTTTAGACGCGGTGAAACACCATACTCTTGGTGGAGAGGATCTGAATTTATTGGATTATATCTTATATGCGGCCGACTTTTTAGGTTCCGAGTTTGCAGAAAGACAAAAGGAATATTCAGAATGGAGAAACATGGCTAAGGAAAATCTATATAATGCCGTTTTGAATAAGGCGGTCCATACTATGCAGGACCTTTTGGATCATAAAAGAGAAATCCATAAAAGAACCATCTCCATGTATCATTTCGCCTTGGGAAAATTATCCAATTGA
- a CDS encoding nicotinate-nicotinamide nucleotide adenylyltransferase, with translation MNSSGLVGVFGGSFDPPHLGHAEVASSFWDNFPNAQELLIVPNHTSPWKQNKKTTPELILNLVQVQFQNFPNTKVWDWEIKRETPSYTEETILELLKVKPGAGLALLVGEDNYSEFHRWKNWENILNKIHSLLVFRRFSESIPLNENLQNFRDKIVFLQNKIIEAASIDLREELPKCILDHRKPIALSDEVWDTILKNRSYT, from the coding sequence ATGAACTCTTCCGGTTTGGTCGGAGTTTTTGGCGGGAGCTTTGATCCTCCTCATCTAGGCCACGCAGAAGTCGCGTCCAGTTTCTGGGATAATTTTCCGAATGCGCAGGAACTCCTAATCGTTCCGAACCATACATCTCCTTGGAAGCAGAATAAAAAAACAACTCCGGAACTGATCCTAAATCTTGTTCAAGTTCAGTTTCAAAACTTTCCGAATACAAAAGTTTGGGACTGGGAAATCAAAAGAGAAACTCCCAGTTATACGGAAGAAACTATTTTAGAACTTTTGAAAGTAAAACCGGGTGCTGGGCTCGCACTTCTAGTCGGAGAAGATAATTATTCAGAATTTCATAGGTGGAAAAACTGGGAGAATATTTTGAATAAGATCCATTCACTTTTGGTATTCAGAAGATTTTCAGAATCTATTCCTCTAAATGAAAACCTGCAAAATTTCCGAGATAAGATCGTATTTTTACAAAATAAGATCATAGAAGCGGCTTCCATAGATTTAAGAGAAGAACTTCCTAAATGTATTTTAGATCATAGGAAACCGATTGCATTGTCGGATGAAGTGTGGGATACCATACTTAAGAATAGATCTTATACTTAA